TTACTGCGATAGCGGGATGATCCCGCTGGTGCTGATGCTGCAAATTATTGGTAACAGCAATCGACCGCTATCCTGCTGGATTGCCGACGCCCGGGCGCGCTTCCCGGTCTCAGGCGAGATCAACCTGACCGTTGACGATCCAGCGGCGATCCAGAAAGCGGTCATTACACACTATCAATCCGCCTCGCCTGAACGCGACGACTGCGATGGTATAAGCCTGGCCTTCACCGACTGGCGCTTCAATTTACGCGCCTCTAATACCGAGCCCCTGCTGCGGCTCAACGTAGAGACACGGGGCGATGCCGCCCTGCTTACGCAAAAAACCGATGAAGTATTGACGTTGATTACCGCTCAATCCGGCGCTAAGGAGACGCTATGACCACCCTTTCCCTCAGGAATATTCATAAAAAATATGACAAGACCACCATCATTGAAAATCTCTCGCTGGAGATCGCCTTCGGGGAATTTATCGTTCTGGTCGGCCCGTCGGGCTGCGGTAAATCCACGCTGCTGCGCATGATTGCTGGGCTGGAAACCCCTGACGGCGGCACACTGATGATGGGTGATATCGACGTCACCCACCTGGCGGCAGGTAAACGCAACCTCTCAATGGTGTTTCAGTCCTATGCCCTCTATCCGCATATGACGGTGCGGGAAAATCTCTCTTTTGGCCTGCGAAATATCCGCACACCGGCGGCTGAAATTGCCCGACGGATAGAGCATGCCGCCGCGATGCTCAAGCTAGACGAGATGCTGGATCGGCTTCCGCAAAATCTCTCCGGCGGCCAGCGCCAGCGCGTGGCGATTGGGCGCTCCATCGTTCAGCAGCCGGAGCTTTTTCTGTTCGACGAACCGCTGTCGAACCTGGACGCCGCGCTGCGCGTGGAGATGCGCCAGGAGATCCTGCAGCTCCATCACACGCTGAAAAACACCATGATCTACGTCACCCACGATCAGGTGGAGGCAATGACGCTCGCAGACCGCATCGTGGTGCTCTATAAGGGAAAAATTGAACAGGTAGGGACGCCGCTCGAACTGTATAACACGCCGGCGAATCTCTTTGTCGCCGAATTTATCGGCACACCTAAAATCAATATCCTGCCCGCCGTCTGGCGGCAGGGCATGCTGCATCTTGCCGATGATCTTCGCTTTCCGCTTTCACGCCAGCCGATAGGCGCACGTGACGGCGACAAGATGTTCGTGGCGATCCGTCCGGAACATATGCAATACCAACAACCAGGCGACTTTAGCCTGAACGGACGAACCCGTCTTTGCGAACTACAGGGTGACTCTACGCTGGTATGGCTGGAGGTGGCAGGGCAATCGCTATGTCTGAAATCCTTCCAGCAGTTGAGTTTCCCGGCGCAAAGCGCATTAACTCTGACCGTGCAGGAGCAACATCTTCATCTGTTTGATTCGATAGGAAAACGTGTGACTTTCGCCTGATCCGCGCCCCCGGCAACGGGGGCTTTTTTTGAATCCCATCACAATCATCGCATTCCCCTTTTCCCTTTTACCTGCCGACAGCTAAATTAGTAACTCATCCGACCACATAACAATAATTTTACATACTGGACAATCTTATGAGCTATCCGTCGCTGTTCGCCCCGCTTGATCTCGGCTTTACCCAGCTTAAAAACCGCGTGCTGATGGGTTCAATGCACACCGGGCTGGAAGAGTATCCTGACGGCGCTGAACGCCTGGCCGCCTTCTATGCTGAGCGCGCCCGGCATGGCGTTGCGCTGATTGTCACTGGCGGTATTGCACCCGCCCAGTCGGGTGTGGGGATGGAAGGTGGTGCCACGCTCAATGATGCCCGCCAGGTGGCACATCATCGCGTCATTACCGATGCTGTTCACAACGAAGGCGGGAAAATAGCGCTACAGATCCTGCACACCGGGCGTTACAGCTATCAGCCACAACTGGTAGCCCCTTCAGCGATTCAGGCACCCATCAACCGGTTTACCCCGCACGCCCTGAATCACGAAGAAATTCTGCAACTGATTGAGGACTTCGCCCGCTGCGCCCAACTGGCGCGGGAAGCTGGCTACGACGGCGTCGAAATCATGGGTTCAGAAGGCTATTTGATTAACGAGTTTCTTGCCCTGCGCACCAATCAGCGCGACGACGACTGGGGGGGCGATTACGCCAACCGCATGCGCTTTGCGGTCGAGGTAGTACGCGCAGTCCGCCAGCGGGTGGGGAACGACTTTATTATTATCTACCGCCTGTCGATGCTCGATCTGGTGGAAAACGGCGGCACCTTTGCAGAAACCGTGCAACTGGCGCAGGCCATTGAAGCCGCAGGCGCAACTCTCATCAACACCGGAATTGGCTGGCACGAAGCGCGCATTCCCACCATTGCCACGCCGGTGCCGCGCGGTGCCTTTAGTTGGGTCACGCGTAAACTGAAAGGCCACGTTTCGCTGCCGCTGGTCACCACCAATCGCATTAACGATCCGCAGGTGGCCGATGAGATTCTGGCGCGCGGCGATGCTGATATGGTGTCAATGGCGCGTCCGTTCCTCGCGGATGCCGAGCTATTATCGAAAGCACAGTCAGGGCGTGCCGATGAAATTAACACCTGCATCGGCTGTAATCAGGCGTGCCTGGATCAAATCTTCGTCGGCAAAGTGACCTCATGCCTGGTCAATCCTCGCGCCTGTCATGAAACCAAAATGCCTGTTG
The DNA window shown above is from Citrobacter farmeri and carries:
- a CDS encoding ABC transporter ATP-binding protein, giving the protein MTTLSLRNIHKKYDKTTIIENLSLEIAFGEFIVLVGPSGCGKSTLLRMIAGLETPDGGTLMMGDIDVTHLAAGKRNLSMVFQSYALYPHMTVRENLSFGLRNIRTPAAEIARRIEHAAAMLKLDEMLDRLPQNLSGGQRQRVAIGRSIVQQPELFLFDEPLSNLDAALRVEMRQEILQLHHTLKNTMIYVTHDQVEAMTLADRIVVLYKGKIEQVGTPLELYNTPANLFVAEFIGTPKINILPAVWRQGMLHLADDLRFPLSRQPIGARDGDKMFVAIRPEHMQYQQPGDFSLNGRTRLCELQGDSTLVWLEVAGQSLCLKSFQQLSFPAQSALTLTVQEQHLHLFDSIGKRVTFA
- a CDS encoding FAD-dependent oxidoreductase, which codes for MSYPSLFAPLDLGFTQLKNRVLMGSMHTGLEEYPDGAERLAAFYAERARHGVALIVTGGIAPAQSGVGMEGGATLNDARQVAHHRVITDAVHNEGGKIALQILHTGRYSYQPQLVAPSAIQAPINRFTPHALNHEEILQLIEDFARCAQLAREAGYDGVEIMGSEGYLINEFLALRTNQRDDDWGGDYANRMRFAVEVVRAVRQRVGNDFIIIYRLSMLDLVENGGTFAETVQLAQAIEAAGATLINTGIGWHEARIPTIATPVPRGAFSWVTRKLKGHVSLPLVTTNRINDPQVADEILARGDADMVSMARPFLADAELLSKAQSGRADEINTCIGCNQACLDQIFVGKVTSCLVNPRACHETKMPVVPASTIKNLAVVGAGPAGLAFAINAAARGHHITLFDAQGEIGGQFNIAKQIPGKEEFYETLRYYRRMIDVTGVTLKLNHYVAADDLLAFDEVILASGIEPRTPPIDGIDHPKVLTYLDVLRDKTPVGNRVAIVGCGGIGFDTAMYLSQPGEPTSQSIADFCVEWGIDTSLQQAGGLRPEGPHLARSPRQIVMLQRKASKPGEGLGKTTGWIHRTTLLSRGVKMIPAVSYQKIDDIGLHVLIGGEARTLEVDNVIICAGQEPRRELAEPLHAAGKTVHVIGGCDVAMELDARRAIAQGTRLALAI